Sequence from the Panicum virgatum strain AP13 chromosome 5N, P.virgatum_v5, whole genome shotgun sequence genome:
TCTCTCTGCAGTGCATGACAAAACACATAGTGCTAGATCACTAATGGATGGAGCACGACTGCATGCCACGTGGCAAGTGGAAATGGTAACTCACCTGATTGATCAGAACGTCAGTGAGCAGCAAGCCCAGGTCAAGCTTCCTCTCCGAGTCGCGCGACGCCGAGAACTCCTTCTGAAGCAGGCTCGTCAGCTTGCCCCTGTCGGTGATATGCTGCCCATGCCACAAACACGAGCTCGATAGTGTTAGCACCAGCAAGGTGGCCTTGATCTGTATTCTGTACGTGAGGTGAGGAGAAGCATACCTCCTTGGTGACTTGCTCGAAGACGAGGTCCATGAGCGTGGCGCGGTCCCTGGGCGAGTCCTCGCGGCGGAACAGCGAGTCGGAGAGCGCGTCCACGCTCGTCTTCATggtcgcggcgccggcgcgcgacGCGCCGTCGGTGACGGCGTTGAGAGCGCACACCATGGCCGGCTGCAGGGCAGGGccagggccggcggcgctcccgccgcgcgccgtccACGAGGCGCCGCCcagcgcgagcgcgagcgccaCGCCGGCGCCCACCCTCAGCGCGGCCctgggcagcgccggcggccctcCTCCGTTGGCCACCGGCACCGCACGGGGATCCGGTTCCCGCGCCGCCCCCTGGGCGCGCACGGCGGGGGCCCTggtgcgcgcgccgccgcggcagcggtGCAGGGAGAGAGGAGCGGCGCTGGCCCCGGTGGCAGCAGCCGCGTGCAACGTGCTGAGAGATGCTTCCATGAGCCAATTGGAATGTCCAGCTCTGTTGCAGCGTTGTCGTTTGATGATCGCCGTAGTGCTAGACCTTGCTGTTGCTTCCTCTTTTGCTTTTATCCGTGGCGACTGGCGAGCTACGGCATCATCCTGCGCGCCATTGTCTCTGCATCGTGCTTTGCGTCGTCGAACACCGCAAGCAAGGCATCCAGTGCGCTCTGCCTTTTGTCTGCTTGATTAAAACCTAGGCTCCAAAGCTTCAGGTGTAGGCCGGGCACTGTCTACTTTGCTGACTGGACCATGTCATCGGACATCGCCGGTTCGtgccagccggcggcggcgagtcgcCGGACGGAGGAGACCTGGTCCGGGGGACCGACAGGCAGGCAGGCCTTCCGGCATTGAAAagtccagctccagcccagcggCGTCAGGCGGATATGGGCCTTAGCAAATGAAAAGGCATGGGCCTACGATTTGGCCCAGAGAGCTCTCCTCCGTAGGGTCGCTATCGTCAAGTCGCATCTTGGCCGTAGGATGCAGATCCGACGAACCCGGGGCGTCAAGTCCGGACGGtagatgaaataccgtccaccccacgTCCCGGTTCTCAACTGCTCGCTCGGTGTCTCGCCATGGCGCTCGCCCAGCTCGTGGACGTTGTCGCGCTAAGCGTCGCCGGGGAGCTCACCGTCGCGTGCAAGAGCAAACTCTTTCACCGATGGCCATCCCGGCGTCGCGCTTTGGAAGCCGGGTACCTGATCTGCCGTGACCTTTTCTTTCCCGCCGCACGCCTCCGCGCGCGGCCTGCTGCGTCGCCGGGACGGGAAGCGCCAGGGCGGAAACGGGCTAGCCTTTAGCCTTGTCGCGTGCATACCCGGCCGTGAACTGAACCGCCGCCGCTTCAGTTTAGAGAGGTCCAAGCGCCTCCTCTTGGagggccgcgctcgccgccggcggcgagtggtGAACTGGTGTCTGGTGACCGCGTCCGTGGCCTCCGTGGACACGCCGTCGATGACAGCATTCAGGGCGCAAACCGCGGCAGCCTGCGAGACGTGGCCGGCGCGTTGGCATTTTTCAGTTGTTTCTTTTCATTCATGCATGCTCTGTTGTTGATGGTCGCAGGGGTGGCGATCGGTGCCGGGTGGCAGTCCTTACTTGGTCGCGTTCGTCAACACCGGCTGCTACTATCCTCGTCGGCCTGCCCCTCGCAGCGGCGTTTGGCTTCAAGCTGAAGCTCAACGCAACAGTAAGCTCAACGCTGGCTTCCTCGAAGGGCAGCTCACTGATTTCGTATGTTGTTTCAGGGTATTCGGGTCGGCGTGTTGATCGGAACGGTGTTACAGACTGTACTTCTGTGTGTGATCCTCGTCAGAACCAAATGGCGAAAGAGGTATGCTACTAGCTCGTATCTCTTTTCACTTTATCTTTTGCTCTTGATCCTCTTAAAAAATTTGGTGCAGGCTATGCTAGCAGAACTACATAAGAgagaatatttttttatcttactattactaattggagggtTCTTTAAAGACTTCACGTGAAACCACCTAGAATTATAGGTggacattttaaaaaaaatagagaaattctagaaactttcacaaaaattagaaacattcGACCATATTAATTGGAGCAtattaattggaggctcctttgaaaGCTTCACGTGAAGTCATCTAGGAACCtagtggacactctaaaaaataaataaattctagaaattctcaaaaaaattagaaacatccgACCAACAATCCAACGACTCTGATCATAATAGTCGTTGAATCTGTTATCATTCTTAATAAATTTCCCACCTCCACCATtaaaaaatagactaaagtaaccgcctaaacatgtatctaaattacccacatctgccattattaaaaatttaaagtaaccatcttcgtgtaaattacccacctatactattataaaaaatattacaaataaccccctaaatttgcatataaattatctaattatgttatattaaaagttaaactaaaccctaaatccaaatctaaattatataaaaagTATTAATATGCACCAATAtaaatttttctataattattagtatattatttatgtattatttatttaaaaatattaccacgatatgtgtcaccatatattcatgtgtgatagaagagataagaatactaattcacaaataaatagttcaattaaatatatatcaaacacatgTGGAGGTgtgatatgaaaaaaaaatccattacAACAAGCTATAAGATTCAACTTTGTATCAATTCTGATTGGTCCATGCTCCACGCGGATTGATAGGCTAGTCCTCTTAAAACAAGATCAAGTGAAAACAACAGCTTGAAAGAAAACAATTTGTTGCGGAATTCAAAACAACAATAGTTACCAGTTTTAGTCATCGGaattgtcggtaccctacaactggggtacccactcctactgtgccaagactcgcgtagttatccgtaactacgccctaaggagctgagcagccggactcctgggttccgactccatctcaccggaccaacggtgccggacccgcttcccgtttggggacgggtccggtgtcaccacgtgtcccagaggtggaaatgctcagcacctgtggccgcggacccggacccccgcaggcgggtccgggacctccacgtgccatccggactcccgcaggcaggtccgggacctccacgtgcctacccggacccccgtgagctctcggctcagcaagctgctcgggtggggtccggagccgccacgtgtcacgcagacgcgggcgcgggcgccagccttccgctggaagctccctcacccacccgcattaagtgcgagtggttgaggcgggatctgctgcttctgggcacggggcagcttttgtcagtccacactgtggatcgccagataccgagacaagcattaaagactcagcgctgcgcgcatgagcgacgagtcatgatgaccagctactgactgaagcaacagtgcacgctgctacagtagactgagtcagtagttcggcgcttcatcgtgacctcgacgcgcgactgcaaaggctagactctactctgacaggacaactcaagaccatccctggtcagaagctacgcacagaagccgacgacaagatctccggatctgagccattgaaggccaaagtgtagtttataatacatcgccgggtccacatgtcggggccccgctcagtgtacgtgctccccttggacatataaaagggagagcacgcccgctagaacacaggaggttcacacatcatctccacaatccagactcaagctctagcgaacttctcactctcgtgggaaggcaatacaacacacagtggacgtagggtattacgctccggcggcccgaaccactctaaatcctgctgtgttcatcgtgttcttgagggagatcgatctaagactagctaccccctgagtacacaccctctgggctagggcgggtgccttccgccacccggccgtggtttgcaacaccacgacatttggcgcgccaggtaggggcgctagctggtcgcatttcatcatcttcttcgtccccatggttcgcgtggacgacgtggagatgacggagggggtggcgtcctccacgccacatgcctctcgcgttcctgctccaggggcaactgtgcctgtggagcagccaccgttggcggcggcgcgcgccgcccgccggcaagagtcagggcacccgtcaagggccccctcacaagctgcgagcggcggagcgacaaatcccagctcacagcatacctcactcatgagaggaagcccgctccggcggaaagccgactccggtcgcaccaagcccgctccggcggactgccgactccggtcgcaccaagcccgctccggcggaaagccgactccggtcgcaccaagccgctccggcggaaagccgactccggtcgcaccaagcccgctccggcggaaagccggctctagtggctctctccggcggaaagccgactccggtcgtacccccgactctacatctctgtaagtcctactcttagaggcccagcagggaataaaatcttttcctttgtaactatgtagtacttccgtgtggtccagtccggtgagcctcccccgtggaggggtccggacctctgcgaaccaggttcagggaagcgtattcaccctccggggaggtccggagccgtgtagccgcttagcctggttccgtaccctaagcctgcatgctctacctccctagggtgagtaccgtagtacctaagactgggggcccggaggtccggacagctccggcctcataaacccgtgttctggcttacatcgcacatctcatgtacatctagttataaaggaaaagtttattctcagttcgcctctaaggatgttacattccaatttcgatctacgcattctgtttgcgctaacccccacgtggcttcttactcttgtgcggtgattgtggtccgaattgagttggctagttagtgacttagctcgagacccctcatggaagagaggggttcggacccctgggaacctgcaggttcagggaagcgcactcattctccggggaggtccggagccgtgtagccgcttagcctggttccgtaccctaagcctgcacgcaccacctcctgtgaatgagtgccgtagtacctaggactgggaacctggaggtccggactttctcttaacctaaaggccggccccttgagcttcgttcactgaacctagctatccatctcaaaggattacagccaacaggatttgggacccgtgggcacgctactaagcatctaccttgagtcatgtgcaggtccaaacgtgatgatgcagcaggtgacccaaggGATGGACGATACAgggcaagacccttgcggcgcgcaccgctgggtgccagaagcagccaagttgctcacagtagtggccccacctgcgggttcgttgcctctcccgaggcgggcccgggggccactgtcggtacctgtcgtggtgttgcaaaccacggccgggtggcggaaggcacccgccctagcccagagggtgtgtactcgggggttagctagtcttagttcgatctcactcaagaacgcgatgaacacagctggtttagagtggttcgggccgccggagcgtaataccctacgtccactgtgtgttgtattgcctcgcGCTCTCTAGCTGAGTCTTGAGAGAGTCTGAGGATCTTGTGTTCTAGCGggtgtgctctcccttttatatgtccaagggtagcacgtacactgagcggggccccgacatgtggacccggcgatgtattataaactacactttggccttcaatgcctcagatccggagatcttgtcgtcggcttccgtgcgtagcttctgaccagggatggtcttgagctgtcctgtcagagtagagtctagcctctgcagccgcgcgtcgaggtcatgatgaagcgccgaactactgactcagtccactgtagcagtgtgcactgttgctccagtcagtagctggtcatcatgactcgtcgcgcatgcgcacggcgctgagtctttaatgcttgtcttggtaaatGACGAGCTGCGTCGGTAATTGGCGATccatagtgtggactgacaaaagctgccccgtgcccagaggcagcagagcccacctcaaccactcgcacttaatgcgggtgggtgagggagcttccagcggaaggcttgcgcccgcgcccgcgtgacacgtggcggctccggacccctcccgagcagctagctgagccgagagctcacgggggtccggataggcacgtggaggtcccggacccacctgcgggggtccggatggcacgtggaggtcccggacccacctgcgggggtctggGTCCgacctctaggacacgtggtgacaccggacccgtccccgagcgggaagcgggtccgggaccgttggtccggtgagatggagtcggaccccaggggtccggctgctcagctccttagggcgtagttacggataactacgcgagtcttggcacagtaggagtgggtaccccagttgcagggtaccgacagaggcccccgggcccgcctcgggagaggcaacgaacccgcaggtggggccactactgtgagcaacttggctgcttctggcgcccagcggtgcgcgccgcaagggtcttgccccgcgtcgtccatcctttgggtcacctgctgcatcatcacgtttggacctgcacatgactcaaggtagatgcttagtagcgtgcccacgggtcccaattcctgttggctgtaatcctttgagatagacagctaggttcagtgaacggagctcaaggggccggcctttaggttaagagaaagtccggacctccaggttcccagtcctaggtactacggcactcattcacaggaggtggtgcgtgcaggcttagggtacggaaccaggctaagcggctacacggctccggacctccccggagaatgagtgcgcttccctgaacctgcaggttcccaggggtccgaacccctctcttccatgaggggtctcgagctaagtcactaactagccaactcaattcggaccacaatcaccgcacaagagtaagaagccacgtgggggttagcgcaaacagaatgcgtaaattgaaattggaatgtaacatccttagaggcgaactgagaataaactttttcctttataactagatgtacatgagatgtgcgatgtaagccagaacacgggtttatgaggccggagctgtccggacccccgggcccccagtcttaggtactacggtactcgccctagggaggtagagcatgcaggcttagggtacggaaccaggctaagcggctacacggctccggacctccccggagggtgagtacgcttccctgaacctggttcgcagaggtccggacccctccacgagggaggctcaccggactggaccacacggaagtactacctagttacaaaggaaaaggctttattccctgctgggcctctaagggtaggacttacagagatgtagagtcgggggtgcgaccggagtcggctttccgccggagagccaccagagtcggcttagcgcgaccggagtgggcttttcgccggagcgggcttcgtgcgaccggagtcggctttccgccggagcgggcttggtgcgaccggagtcggcttccCGCCGAGCGGGCTtcgtgcgaccggagtcggctttccgccggagcgggcttggtgcgaccggagtcggttttccgccggagcgggcttcctcacatgagtgaggtatgctgcgagctgggatttgtcgctccgccgctcgcagcttgtgagggggcccttgacgggcgccctgactcttgccgtcgtgcagcgcgcgccgctgccaacggtggctgctccacgggcacggctgCCCCTGGTGCAGGAAGGcgaggcgtgtggcgcggatgacgccacaccctccgtcatctccacgtcgtcgtggtggtgggagtgctcaaccacccgagccatggagatgggcaaGAGACGAACTGCGACTAGCTAgaagcccctacctggcgcgccaaatgtcgtggtgttgcaaaccacggccgggtggcggaaggcacccgccctagcccagagggtgtgtactcgggggttagctagtcttagttcgatctcactcaagaacgcgatgaacacagctggtttagagtggttcgggccgccggagcgtaataccctacgtccactgtgtgttgtattgcctcgcGCTCTCTAGCTGAGTCTTGAGAGAGTCTGAGGATCTTGTGTTCTAGCGggtgtgctctcccttttatatgtccaagggtagcacgtacactgagcggggccccgacatgtggacccggcgatgtattataaactacactttggccttcaatgcctcagatccggagatcttgtcgtcggcttccgtgcgtagcttctgaccagggatggtcttgagctgtcctgtcagagtagagtctagcctctgcagccgcgcgtcgaggtcatgatgaagcgccgaactactgactcagtccactgtagcagtgtgcactgttgctccagtcagtagctggtcatcatgactcgtcgcgcatgcgcacggcgctgagtctttaatgcttgtcttggtaaatGACGAGCTGCGTCGGTAATTGGCGATccatagtgtggactgacaaaagctgccccgtgcccagaggcagcagagcccacctcaaccactcgcacttaatgcgggtgggtgagggagcttccagcggaaggcttgcgcccgcgcccgcgtgacacgtggcggctccggacccctcccgagcagctagctgagccgagagctcacgggggtccggataggcacgtggaggtcccggacccacctgcgggggtccggatggcacgtggaggtcccggacccacctgcgggggtctgggtccgcggccacaggtactgagcatttccacctctaggacacgtggtgacaccggacccgtccccgagcgggaagcgggtccgggaccgttggtccggtgagatggagtcggaccccaggggtccggctgctcagctccttagggcgtagttacggataactacgcgagtcttggcacagtaggagtgggtaccccagttgcagggtaccgacagtaccctacaactggggtacccactcctactgtgccaagactcgcgtagttatccgtaactacgccctaaggagctgagcagccggactcctgggttccgactccatctcaccggaccaacggtgccggacccgcttcccgtttggggacgggtccggtgtcaccacgtgtcccagaggtggaaatgctcagcacctgtggccgcggacccggacccccgcaggcgggtccgggacctccacgtgccatccggactcccgcaggcaggtccgggacctccacgtgcctacccggacccccgtgagctctcggctcagcaagctgctcgggtggggtccggagccgccacgtgtcacgcagacgcgggcgcgggcgccagccttccgctggaagctccctcacccacccgcattaagtgcgagtggttgaggcgggatctgctgcttctgggcacggggcagcttttgtcagtccacactgtggatcgccagataccgagacaagcattaaagactcagcgctgcgcgcatgagcgacgagtcatgatgaccagctactgactgaagcaacagtgcacgctgctacagtagactgagtcagtagttcggcgcttcatcgtgacctcgacgcgcgactgcaaaggctagactctactctgacaggacaactcaagaccatccctggtcagaagctacgcacagaagccgacgacaagatctccggatctgagccattgaaggccaaagtgtagtttataatacatcgccgggtccacatgtcggggccccgctcagtgtacgtgctccccttggacatataaaagggagagcacgcccgctagaacacaggaggttcacacatcatctccacaatccagactcaagctctagcgaacttctcactctcgtgggaaggcaatacaacacacagtggacgtagggtattacgctccggcggcccgaaccactctaaatcctgctgtgttcatcgtgttcttgagggagatcgatctaagactagctaccccctgagtacacaccctctgggctagggcgggtgccttccgccacccggccgtggtttgcaacaCCACGACAGGAATCATCCAGTGTGTGAGGTGTTTGACATTGCGACAAGCCAGATCGAGAAAGCATATACGAATACGATCTTTGATACGAGGAAAAGGAGGACAAGAATAAACTCATATATATGAATGCGGGTCATCTTCTCAAACATCAGCTAGTTACAAACAGCACGCACGGATTTAAGCCCTGGCCATATGAATCTAGCCAGACGCTCCTCATAGACGAGAGTCGATGTTGCGAGGGCCGGCCTGCGGCCATATATAGAGAATGTAGAGCTGCATAAACCATTGCACGGGGCGTCAACCGCGACGATCGATCAGATTCTGCCGGGCAGCTTCTCTCCCTTGATCAGGGGGTTTGTCCGGGC
This genomic interval carries:
- the LOC120676638 gene encoding uncharacterized protein LOC120676638 isoform X1 translates to MEASLSTLHAAAATGASAAPLSLHRCRGGARTRAPAVRAQGAAREPDPRAVPVANGGGPPALPRAALRVGAGVALALALGGASWTARGGSAAGPGPALQPAMVCALNAVTDGASRAGAATMKTSVDALSDSLFRREDSPRDRATLMDLVFEQVTKEHITDRGKLTSLLQKEFSASRDSERKLDLGLLLTDVLINQRDWQRAKEVCQQLTGRSQRDSRPYLHLAVINMMMAVEGMLSPDTATTDDIEKMTKNAMDAWKEFKNKSELAKGSADSA
- the LOC120676638 gene encoding uncharacterized protein LOC120676638 isoform X2, translated to MEASLSTLHAAAATGASAAPLSLHRCRGGARTRAPAVRAQGAAREPDPRAVPVANGGGPPALPRAALRVGAGVALALALGGASWTARGGSAAGPGPALQPAMVCALNAVTDGASRAGAATMKTSVDALSDSLFRREDSPRDRATLMDLVFEQVTKEHITDRGKLTSLLQKEFSASRDSERKLDLGLLLTDVLINQRDWQRAKEVCQQLTGRSQRCDQHDDGSGRHAVPRHGHHRRHREDDQERHGRLEGIQEQERASQGVRRLRLM
- the LOC120676638 gene encoding uncharacterized protein LOC120676638 isoform X3, which produces MEASLSTLHAAAATGASAAPLSLHRCRGGARTRAPAVRAQGAAREPDPRAVPVANGGGPPALPRAALRVGAGVALALALGGASWTARGGSAAGPGPALQPAMVCALNAVTDGASRAGAATMKTSVDALSDSLFRREDSPRDRATLMDLVFEQVTKEHITDRGKLTSLLQKEFSASRDSERKLDLGLLLTDVLINQAVINMMMAVEGMLSPDTATTDDIEKMTKNAMDAWKEFKNKSELAKGSADSA